In a genomic window of Primulina huaijiensis isolate GDHJ02 chromosome 10, ASM1229523v2, whole genome shotgun sequence:
- the LOC140986933 gene encoding uncharacterized protein has protein sequence MAKVPSKHSRDRAPDFEGLLNNLQDWELSFKEKDKRLKSGFTGKEKLDLPVKTSRTNSGQLSDSAGVNGRQILEKTPSDNAGPFRDYDRLKGFDALSRLSGGVRSEESFVDANSEKELGNEFFKQRKFNEAIDCYSRSIALSPTAVAYANRAMAFIKIKRFQEAELDCSEALNLDDQYIKAYSRRSTARKELGKIKESLDDAEFALRLDPQNQEIKKQFAEVKSLLQKEILKKSSRALEGSVEGVRRTLKSKVDNSTSLPKNSSVSSDYPARMVTEILDNDAKDDDKRDVPSESLKEIKGNNMRINRSDADTTLVNAKIKHKNEEQDLNASVQELAAKAANLAKAEAAKNIVPPSSGYEFEVSWRKLSGDRELQARLLKAISPTALPGIFKNALSSPVLVDIIRCIATFFMEDMALSVDFLLNLTKIPRFDMIVMCLSSTQKADLLRIWDEVFCKAAPDYTEILANLRSRYGIKQ, from the exons ATGGCTAAAGTACCTTCCAAGCACTCTCGGGATCGAGCTCCG GATTTTGAGGGGCTCCTGAATAACTTACAAGATTGGGAATTGTCATTCAAGGAAAAGGACAAGAGACTGAAATCGGGTTTTACTGGCAAGGAAAAGTTG GATTTGCCAGTTAAGACTAGTAGAACGAATAGTGGTCAACTTTCTGATAGTGCTGGAGTCAATGGAAGGCAAATATTGGAGAAAACTCCATCTGACAATGCTGGTCCCTTCAGAGACTATGATCGTCTGAAAGGCTTTGATGCTCTCAGTCGTTTATCCGGTGGAGTCAGATCAGAGGAGAGCTTTGTTGATGCAAATTCAGAAAAAGAGTTG GGTAATGAGTTTTTTAAGCAAAGGAAATTTAATGAAGCAATAGACTGCTATTCACGAAGCATTGCATTGTCGCCAACTGCAGTAGCTTATGCAAACAGAGCAATGGCTtttatcaaaatcaaaag ATTCCAGGAAGCCGAGCTTGATTGTTCCGAAGCGTTGAATTTAGATGATCAATACATAAAAGCTTATTCTCGTCGATCAACGGCTAGAAAAGAACTTGGCAAAATCAAGGAATCGCTTGATG ATGCTGAGTTTGCTTTGAGGTTGGATCCCCAGAACCAAGAGATAAAGAAACAGTTTGCAGAAGTAAAATCTTTACTTCAAAAG GAAATTCTTAAGAAGTCATCCAGAGCGCTAGAAGGCTCTGTTGAGGGTGTACGAAGAACACTAAAATCAAAGGTGGACAATAGCACTTCTTTGCCCAAAAATTCATCTGTCTCATCAGATTATCCTGCTCGAATGGTGACTGAGATACTTGATAATGATGCCAAG GATGATGATAAGAGGGATGTTCCCTCGGAATCATTGAAGGAAATTAAAGGcaataatatgagaattaatcGGTCTGATGCTGATACCACCTTAGTGAATGCAAAG ataaaacacaaaaatgaagAGCAAGATTTGAATGCATCAGTGCAAGAGCTTGCTGCAAAGGCTGCTAATCTTGCCAAAGCTGAAGCTGCGAAAAATATTGTTCCACCTAGTTCTGGTTATGAATTTGAGGTTTCTTGGCGAAAACTTTCTGGAGACCGTGAACTTCAGGCTCGTTTATTGAAG GCAATATCACCAACTGCATTACCAGGGATATTTAAAAACGCATTGTCTTCTCCAGTGCTTGTTGACATCATTAGGTGCATTGCCACCTTTTTCAT GGAAGATATGGCACTGAGTGTCGATTTCTTACTGAATTTGACCAAGATTCCTAGATTTGACATGATCGTCATGTGTCTTTCATCCACGCAAAAGGCGG ATCTTCTCAGGATTTGGGATGAAGTATTCTGTAAAGCAGCTCCAGATTATACCGAGATACTAGCTAATCTACGCTCAAGATATGGCATAAAGCAATAA
- the LOC140986812 gene encoding serine/arginine-rich splicing factor SR30-like isoform X1: protein MLSFNSSSSFPYVISVFCKNVFQFFSVLGSYPVVVSLRFFSVMGRSTGTIYVGNLPEDIRESEVEDLFYKYGPIVAIDLKIPSRPPGYAFVEFEDPRDADDAIRGRDGYRFDGYRLRVELSHGGRRLPSYDRHSSYSSGSSHGGISKRSDYRVLVTGLPSSASWQDLKDHMRQAGDVCFSQVYRDRDGMRGVIDYTNSDDMKYAIRKLDDSLFRNQFSRAYIRVEEYDRRSGYSRSPHPYSRSPSNSYYDPRDRRSRSRSPPRNVSRYRSRSGSPESPFHRRRRLSVSPRGTPSRSRSSSDRVSSSGRSY from the exons ATGCTTTCCTTTAATTCCTCCTCTTCCTTCCCATACGTAATCTCTGTTTTCTGCAAAAACGTGTTCCAATTCTTCTCTGTTTTGGGATCCTACCCAGTTGTTGTTTCGTTAAGATTTTTCTCAG TGATGGGACGCTCAACCGGCACCATTTATGTGGGAAATCTTCCTGAGGATATTCGCGAGAGCGAGGTTGAAGATTTGTTTTACaag TATGGGCCTATAGTTGCCATTGATTTGAAAATTCCATCAAGACCGCCTGGTTATGCTTTTGTTGAG TTTGAAGATCCGCGCGATGCTGATGATGCTATTCGTGGCCGAGATGGTTATAGGTTTGATGGTTACAGGTTACGG GTTGAACTTTCTCATGGGGGACGAAGATTACCATCATATGATCGCCACAGTAGCTATAGTAGTGGAAGTAGCCACGGGGGAATTTCAAAGCGGTCTGATTACAGAG TTTTGGTTACTGGCCTTCCTTCTTCTGCTTCTTGGCAAGACTTAAAG GATCACATGCGTCAAGCAGGAGATGTCTGCTTCTCTCAAGTTTACCGTGATCGAGATG GCATGCGAGGAGTAATTGACTATACAAACTCTGATGACATGAAATATGCT ATCAGAAAGCTAGATGACTCTCTGTTTCGGAATCAGTTTTCTCGGGCTTACATACGG GTAGAAGAGTATGACCGGAGGAGTGGTTATTCCAGGAGCCCTCATCCTTACTCAAGAAGTCCCAGTAACAGCTATTATGACCCCAGGGATAGAAG GTCAAGATCTAGATCACCTCCTCGCAATGTATCAAG GTATCGTTCAAGATCGGGATCTCCCGAATCACCT TTTCATCGACGAAGACGCCTGAGTGTTAGTCCTAGGGGAACTCCGAGCAGGAGCAGGAGCAGCTCGGATAGGGTATCTTCCTCG GGGAGATCTTACTGA
- the LOC140986812 gene encoding serine/arginine-rich splicing factor SR30-like isoform X2 has product MGRSTGTIYVGNLPEDIRESEVEDLFYKYGPIVAIDLKIPSRPPGYAFVEFEDPRDADDAIRGRDGYRFDGYRLRVELSHGGRRLPSYDRHSSYSSGSSHGGISKRSDYRVLVTGLPSSASWQDLKDHMRQAGDVCFSQVYRDRDGMRGVIDYTNSDDMKYAIRKLDDSLFRNQFSRAYIRVEEYDRRSGYSRSPHPYSRSPSNSYYDPRDRRSRSRSPPRNVSRYRSRSGSPESPFHRRRRLSVSPRGTPSRSRSSSDRVSSSGRSY; this is encoded by the exons ATGGGACGCTCAACCGGCACCATTTATGTGGGAAATCTTCCTGAGGATATTCGCGAGAGCGAGGTTGAAGATTTGTTTTACaag TATGGGCCTATAGTTGCCATTGATTTGAAAATTCCATCAAGACCGCCTGGTTATGCTTTTGTTGAG TTTGAAGATCCGCGCGATGCTGATGATGCTATTCGTGGCCGAGATGGTTATAGGTTTGATGGTTACAGGTTACGG GTTGAACTTTCTCATGGGGGACGAAGATTACCATCATATGATCGCCACAGTAGCTATAGTAGTGGAAGTAGCCACGGGGGAATTTCAAAGCGGTCTGATTACAGAG TTTTGGTTACTGGCCTTCCTTCTTCTGCTTCTTGGCAAGACTTAAAG GATCACATGCGTCAAGCAGGAGATGTCTGCTTCTCTCAAGTTTACCGTGATCGAGATG GCATGCGAGGAGTAATTGACTATACAAACTCTGATGACATGAAATATGCT ATCAGAAAGCTAGATGACTCTCTGTTTCGGAATCAGTTTTCTCGGGCTTACATACGG GTAGAAGAGTATGACCGGAGGAGTGGTTATTCCAGGAGCCCTCATCCTTACTCAAGAAGTCCCAGTAACAGCTATTATGACCCCAGGGATAGAAG GTCAAGATCTAGATCACCTCCTCGCAATGTATCAAG GTATCGTTCAAGATCGGGATCTCCCGAATCACCT TTTCATCGACGAAGACGCCTGAGTGTTAGTCCTAGGGGAACTCCGAGCAGGAGCAGGAGCAGCTCGGATAGGGTATCTTCCTCG GGGAGATCTTACTGA
- the LOC140985831 gene encoding E3 ubiquitin-protein ligase IPI1 isoform X1, which translates to MGLGDADLLDDCDGGGGGGKAMAMALSCSICLEAVMDGGDRSWAKLQCGHQFHLDCIGSAFNIKGAMQCPNCRKIEKGQWLYANGSRPLPEFNMEDWAHDEDLYDLGYSEMSFGVHWCPFSGLTRIPASFDEGEFSSSASHPCPYITYFGPVHPSSTSSGSVSDGSSFHNHWSGPSVQSEVPSSYGFPSMDAHYHGWAHSPPFAIGSRSGAADQPSIPSVNQRAARNGSDVPRPGMLPFIVGHSSGSRAPSSVTTSVIPHYPGIVARPRDHAPSLQAYFPQSNDAPMARTPLVSTGRRSSRRRGLAQVVPLNSSSDQSSGIYFSSNSSGRTVQEPENTRQDQFHAWDGYYQPSVPLNPIDRDSMWGPFHPPAGGSETGMRSTGFRHWHERTPENRQ; encoded by the exons ATGGGATTGGGCGATGCGGATCTCCTCGACGACTGCGATGGGGGTGGCGGAGGAGGAAAGGCGATGGCTATGGCCTTGTCTTGTTCGATTTGCTTAGAGGCGGTCATGGATGGCGGTGATAGATCTTGGGCTAAGCTTCAATGCGGCCATCAATTTCACCTCG ATTGCATTGGTTCAGCCTTCAACATTAAGGGGGCAATGCAATGTCCCAACTGTCGGAAAATTGAGAAAGGACAATGGCTTTATGCAAATGGCAGTCGTCCCTTGCCTGAATTCAACATGGAAGATTGGGCTCATGATGAGGATCTCTATGATCTAGGCTACTCTGAAATG TCGTTTGGAGTTCACTGGTGTCCATTCAGTGGATTAACAAGGATCCCTGCTTCTTTTGA TGAAGGAGAGTTTTCATCGAGTGCAT CTCATCCTTGCCCATATATTACTTATTTTGGGCCAGTCCATCCATCTTCTACATCCAGTGGGAGTGTCTCTGATGGATCTAGTTTTCATAATCACTGGAGTGGCCCATCAGTTCAAAGCGAAGTTCCTAGTTCTTATGGTTTCCCTTCCATGGATGCACATTACCATGGTTGGGCCCATTCTCCTCCTTTTGCTATTGGTAGCCGCTCTGGTGCTGCAGATCAACCTTCGATTCCATCTGTGAATCAGAGAGCTGCTAGGAATGGTTCTGATGTGCCAAGACCCGGAATGCTCCCTTTTATTGTTGGTCATAG TTCTGGTAGTAGAGCTCCAAGCTCCGTTACCACGTCAGTGATTCCACATTACCCTGGTATTGTTGCGCGACCTCGTGACCATGCTCCATCGCTCCAAGCTTATTTTCCACAATCCAATGACGCCCCAATGGCACGAACTCCTCTTGTATCCACAGGGAGAAGATCCAGCCGCCGTAGAGGTTTGGCTCAAGTTGTGCCTCTCAATTCATCTTCAGATCAGTCAAGTGGAATTTACTTTTCTTCAAATTCATCTGGAAGAACCGTTCAAGAACCTGAAAATACCCGTCAAGATCAATTCCATGCTTGGGACGGGTATTACCAGCCTTCTGTCCCCCTGAACCCCATTGATCGAGATTCAATGTGGGGACCGTTTCACCCACCAGCTGGTGGATCTGAAACTGGAATGCGATCCACTGGTTTTCGTCATTGGCATGAGAGGACACCCGAAAATCGGCAATAG
- the LOC140985831 gene encoding E3 ubiquitin-protein ligase IPI1 isoform X3: MQCPNCRKIEKGQWLYANGSRPLPEFNMEDWAHDEDLYDLGYSEMSFGVHWCPFSGLTRIPASFDEGEFSSSASHPCPYITYFGPVHPSSTSSGSVSDGSSFHNHWSGPSVQSEVPSSYGFPSMDAHYHGWAHSPPFAIGSRSGAADQPSIPSVNQRAARNGSDVPRPGMLPFIVGHSSGSRAPSSVTTSVIPHYPGIVARPRDHAPSLQAYFPQSNDAPMARTPLVSTGRRSSRRRGLAQVVPLNSSSDQSSGIYFSSNSSGRTVQEPENTRQDQFHAWDGYYQPSVPLNPIDRDSMWGPFHPPAGGSETGMRSTGFRHWHERTPENRQ, from the exons ATGCAATGTCCCAACTGTCGGAAAATTGAGAAAGGACAATGGCTTTATGCAAATGGCAGTCGTCCCTTGCCTGAATTCAACATGGAAGATTGGGCTCATGATGAGGATCTCTATGATCTAGGCTACTCTGAAATG TCGTTTGGAGTTCACTGGTGTCCATTCAGTGGATTAACAAGGATCCCTGCTTCTTTTGA TGAAGGAGAGTTTTCATCGAGTGCAT CTCATCCTTGCCCATATATTACTTATTTTGGGCCAGTCCATCCATCTTCTACATCCAGTGGGAGTGTCTCTGATGGATCTAGTTTTCATAATCACTGGAGTGGCCCATCAGTTCAAAGCGAAGTTCCTAGTTCTTATGGTTTCCCTTCCATGGATGCACATTACCATGGTTGGGCCCATTCTCCTCCTTTTGCTATTGGTAGCCGCTCTGGTGCTGCAGATCAACCTTCGATTCCATCTGTGAATCAGAGAGCTGCTAGGAATGGTTCTGATGTGCCAAGACCCGGAATGCTCCCTTTTATTGTTGGTCATAG TTCTGGTAGTAGAGCTCCAAGCTCCGTTACCACGTCAGTGATTCCACATTACCCTGGTATTGTTGCGCGACCTCGTGACCATGCTCCATCGCTCCAAGCTTATTTTCCACAATCCAATGACGCCCCAATGGCACGAACTCCTCTTGTATCCACAGGGAGAAGATCCAGCCGCCGTAGAGGTTTGGCTCAAGTTGTGCCTCTCAATTCATCTTCAGATCAGTCAAGTGGAATTTACTTTTCTTCAAATTCATCTGGAAGAACCGTTCAAGAACCTGAAAATACCCGTCAAGATCAATTCCATGCTTGGGACGGGTATTACCAGCCTTCTGTCCCCCTGAACCCCATTGATCGAGATTCAATGTGGGGACCGTTTCACCCACCAGCTGGTGGATCTGAAACTGGAATGCGATCCACTGGTTTTCGTCATTGGCATGAGAGGACACCCGAAAATCGGCAATAG
- the LOC140985831 gene encoding E3 ubiquitin-protein ligase IPI1 isoform X2, giving the protein MAVIDLGLSFNAAINFTSANCIGSAFNIKGAMQCPNCRKIEKGQWLYANGSRPLPEFNMEDWAHDEDLYDLGYSEMSFGVHWCPFSGLTRIPASFDEGEFSSSASHPCPYITYFGPVHPSSTSSGSVSDGSSFHNHWSGPSVQSEVPSSYGFPSMDAHYHGWAHSPPFAIGSRSGAADQPSIPSVNQRAARNGSDVPRPGMLPFIVGHSSGSRAPSSVTTSVIPHYPGIVARPRDHAPSLQAYFPQSNDAPMARTPLVSTGRRSSRRRGLAQVVPLNSSSDQSSGIYFSSNSSGRTVQEPENTRQDQFHAWDGYYQPSVPLNPIDRDSMWGPFHPPAGGSETGMRSTGFRHWHERTPENRQ; this is encoded by the exons ATGGCGGTGATAGATCTTGGGCTAAGCTTCAATGCGGCCATCAATTTCACCTCGGCGA ATTGCATTGGTTCAGCCTTCAACATTAAGGGGGCAATGCAATGTCCCAACTGTCGGAAAATTGAGAAAGGACAATGGCTTTATGCAAATGGCAGTCGTCCCTTGCCTGAATTCAACATGGAAGATTGGGCTCATGATGAGGATCTCTATGATCTAGGCTACTCTGAAATG TCGTTTGGAGTTCACTGGTGTCCATTCAGTGGATTAACAAGGATCCCTGCTTCTTTTGA TGAAGGAGAGTTTTCATCGAGTGCAT CTCATCCTTGCCCATATATTACTTATTTTGGGCCAGTCCATCCATCTTCTACATCCAGTGGGAGTGTCTCTGATGGATCTAGTTTTCATAATCACTGGAGTGGCCCATCAGTTCAAAGCGAAGTTCCTAGTTCTTATGGTTTCCCTTCCATGGATGCACATTACCATGGTTGGGCCCATTCTCCTCCTTTTGCTATTGGTAGCCGCTCTGGTGCTGCAGATCAACCTTCGATTCCATCTGTGAATCAGAGAGCTGCTAGGAATGGTTCTGATGTGCCAAGACCCGGAATGCTCCCTTTTATTGTTGGTCATAG TTCTGGTAGTAGAGCTCCAAGCTCCGTTACCACGTCAGTGATTCCACATTACCCTGGTATTGTTGCGCGACCTCGTGACCATGCTCCATCGCTCCAAGCTTATTTTCCACAATCCAATGACGCCCCAATGGCACGAACTCCTCTTGTATCCACAGGGAGAAGATCCAGCCGCCGTAGAGGTTTGGCTCAAGTTGTGCCTCTCAATTCATCTTCAGATCAGTCAAGTGGAATTTACTTTTCTTCAAATTCATCTGGAAGAACCGTTCAAGAACCTGAAAATACCCGTCAAGATCAATTCCATGCTTGGGACGGGTATTACCAGCCTTCTGTCCCCCTGAACCCCATTGATCGAGATTCAATGTGGGGACCGTTTCACCCACCAGCTGGTGGATCTGAAACTGGAATGCGATCCACTGGTTTTCGTCATTGGCATGAGAGGACACCCGAAAATCGGCAATAG